In Camelina sativa cultivar DH55 chromosome 16, Cs, whole genome shotgun sequence, a single window of DNA contains:
- the LOC104752156 gene encoding uncharacterized protein LOC104752156: protein TISSPQTTTFSLLIVIKKPDLKSNRRIGTDPVNISTPIRVSSNRNSTPALFYAGPVTSTSPPPSEVPLPAFFAKKSVSVFKPTDATNDLIRILRLDIA from the coding sequence ACGATCTCTTCTCCACAAACAACAACGTTCTCCCTCCTCATCGTCATAAAAAAGCCAGATCTGAAATCTAACCGTCGGATCGGGACAGATCCGGTGAATATTTCGACTCCGATCAGAGTTTCTTCGAATCGGAACTCGACGCCGGCTTTGTTTTACGCTGGTCCAGTAACATCGACATCTCCGCCGCCGAGTGAAGTCCCTTTACCGGCGTTCTTCGCTAAGAAAAGCGTCTCTGTGTTCAAACCAACCGATGCAACCAACGATCTCATCAGAATCCTACGCCTAGATATCGCGTGA
- the LOC104753987 gene encoding probable receptor-like protein kinase At1g80640: MEKGSLDEQLHGPSGGSALTWHMRMKIALDTARGLEYLHEHCRPPIIHRDLKSSNILLDSSFNAKISDFGLAVSLDEHGKANIKLSGTLGYVAPEYLLDGKLTDKSDVYAFGVVLLELLLGRRPVEKLTPAQCQSLVTWAMPQLTDRSKLPNIVDSVIKDTMDLKHLYQVAAMAVLCVQPEPSYRPLITDVLHSLVPLVPVELGGTHRLTR; encoded by the exons ATGGAAAAAGGATCCTTAGATGAGCAGTTACATG GGCCTTCTGGTGGATCAGCTCTAACATGGCACATGCGTATGAAGATTGCTCTTGATACAGCCAG AGGGCTAGAGTATCTCCATGAGCATTGTCGTCCACCAATTATCCACAGGGATTTGAAATCTTCGAATattcttcttgattcttcctTCAACGCCAAG ATTTCAGATTTTGGTCTTGCTGTATCGCTTGATGAGCATGGCAAGGCCAACATTAAACTATCTGGGACACTTGGTTATGTTGCTCCGGAATATCTCCTAGACG GTAAACTGACAGATAAGAGTGATGTTTATGCATTTGGGGTGGTTCTGCTTGAACTCTTGTTGGGTAGACGGCCGGTTGAGAAACTGACTCCAGCTCAATGCCAGTCTCTTGTGACTTGG GCAATGCCACAACTTACTGATAGATCTAAGCTTCCAAACATCGTGGACTCGGTTATAAAAGATACAATGGATCTCAAGCACTTATACCAG GTGGCAGCCATGGCGGTGCTATGCGTGCAGCCAGAACCGAGTTACAGGCCGTTGATAACCGATGTTCTTCATTCACTTGTTCCACTGGTTCCAGTTGAGCTAGGAGGGACTCACCGGTTAACAAGATGA
- the LOC109129710 gene encoding uncharacterized protein LOC109129710 has product MSMIMGRERKFGKNKSLDEKDGLVCCGIEMVLMEEPVLVEACYVNRTIVPNPSPISAVSPSFPFRAKLEDTSPK; this is encoded by the coding sequence ATGAGCATGATCATGGGCAGAGAACGTAAGTTTGGGAAGAATAAATCTCTGGATGAGAAAGATGGTTTAGTTTGTTGTGGCATAGAGATGGTTCTGATGGAGGAACCGGTCCTCGTTGAAGCTTGTTATGTAAACCGTACCATCgtcccaaatccttctcccATATCGGCGGTCTCCCCGAGCTTCCCTTTCCGAGCAAAGCTAGAAGACACATCACCAAAATGA
- the LOC104752154 gene encoding deSI-like protein At4g17486, producing the protein MLCLKGSVRRKKQSGSVPVYLNVYDLTPMNAYGYWLGLGVFHSGVEVHGVEYAFGAHESSNTGIFEVEPKKCPGFTFRKSILVGKTDLVAKEVRVYMEKLAEEYQGNKYHLITRNCNHFCNEVCVKLTQKSIPRWVNRLARLGVLCNCVLPPRLNEAKVRRVGKGELSESEKKKLKNRTRSGPLLSSSSSSSTPDNHRSHIRAKSTGNQPSSSSSSSSGSKKNQRPRAKDQKSPSVSVKT; encoded by the exons atgttgTGCTTAAAAGGTTCGGTTAGGCGGAAGAAGCAATCCGGTTCTGTTCCGGTTTATCTGAATGTCTACGATCTAACCCCTATGAATGCTTACGGTTATTGGCTTGGACTTGGTGTCTTTCATTCTGGTGTTGAAG TTCATGGAGTTGAATATGCATTTGGAGCACATGAATCTTCAAACACAGGTATATTTGAAGTGGAGCCGAAGAAGTGTCCTGGTTTCACGTTTAGGAAATCGATTCTTGTGGGGAAAACAGATTTGGTTGCCAAAGAAGTCCGAGTCTATATGGAGAAACTCGCTGAAGAGTATCAAGGAAACAAGTACCATCTCATCACAAGAAACTGCAATCATTTTTGCAATGAAGTTTGTGTTAAACTTACTCAGAAATCAATCCCTAGATGGGTCAACCGACTCGCTCGCTTAG GTGTTCTTTGCAACTGTGTGTTACCACCGCGTTTAAACGAGGCAAAAGTGAGGCGAGTAGGAAAAGGAGAGCTTTCGgaaagtgagaagaagaaactaaaaaatcGAACTCGATCAGGTCCattgctctcttcttcttcgtcttcttcgacACCTGATAATCATCGTTCACACATTCGAGCAAAGTCAACTGGTAaccaaccttcttcttcttcttcttcttcatcgggttctaagaaaaatcaaagaccTAGAGCTAAAGACCAGAAGTCGCCAAGCGTAAGCGTCAAGACTTGA
- the LOC104752153 gene encoding putative defensin-like protein 298, translated as MASKATLLILFALFLSYTLLASIPSVEAQLIVPCKTSEQCKSIRCSNGSAQCVNKQCQCPSVKQIYSMNVKTAVSCKMVSDCFASPQCPDGLRACIGGKCICLP; from the exons ATGGCATCAAAGGCAACATTGCTCATTTTGTTCGCTCTCTTTCTTTCAT ATACCTTGTTGGCGAGTATTCCAAGTGTTGAAGCTCAGTTGATAGTTCCATGCAAGACATCAGAGCAGTGCAAATCAATTCGATGTTCGAACGGAAGCGCGCAATGTGTGAACAAACAATGCCAATGTCCAAGCGTCAAACAGATTTATTCGATGAATGTTAAGACTGCTGTGTCATGTAAGATGGTCTCTGATTGTTTTGCGTCTCCTCAATGCCCGGACGGTTTACGTGCTTGCATTGGAGGCAAATGTATTTGTTTGCCTTAG
- the LOC104752155 gene encoding 60S ribosomal protein L39-1-like: MPSHKTFMIKKKLGKKMRQNRPIPHWIRLRTDNTIRYNAKRRHWRRTKLGF, encoded by the exons ATG CCGTCGCACAAGACGTTCATGATCAAGAAGAAGCTTGGAAAGAAGATGAGACAAAACAGGCCTATCCCTCACTGGATTCGTCTTCGTACCGACAACACCATCAG GTACAATGCTAAGCGTAGGCATTGGCGCAGAACCAAGCTTGGATTCTAA